From the Takifugu flavidus isolate HTHZ2018 chromosome 12, ASM371156v2, whole genome shotgun sequence genome, one window contains:
- the jam3a gene encoding junctional adhesion molecule 3B, producing the protein METRRWQHPAVCSASILIPLRGAAECVRSRHRYVTHCKMANARRMVCFALYVGLGLVPSSLGVILRTTDKIVWANEFEPIELTCLIESISTNNPRIEWKKIKNGIPSYVYFQNKVSGDLENRAQLREPANILIFNTTRSDTAEYRCEVAAIDDQRDFDEILISLAVRVKPVVPRCSVPEAVTVGTSTELRCLENEGFPAPQYRWFHNNEELPLEPKTSLKFVNSSYSINPDTGGLKFRRVRKEDAGEYYCQAKNDAGHAQCHPQMMEVYDVDILGIFLKTFGVVLFFFCLAACVCHSLKRGCFHSKGHSENNYNWAAPNNGVEYGDADEGHFRHKSSFVI; encoded by the exons ATGGAAACTCGTCGCTGGCAACATCCAGCAGTGTGTTCTGCCTCCATCCTCATACCTCTCAGAGGTGCTGCCGAGTGTGTGCGCTCTCGTCACCGATACGTGACACACTGCAAGATGGCGAATGCGCGCCGCATGGTTTGTTTTGCTCTCTACGTCGGCCTGG GTCTCGTCCCCTCATCTCTGGGGGTAATCCTCCGCACCACGGACAAGATCGTATGGGCCAACGAGTTCGAGC CCATCGAGCTGACCTGTTTAATAGAGTCCATCTCCACAAACAACCCCAGGATCGAGTGGAAAAAGATTAAGAATGGCATCCCCAGTTATGTGTACTTTCAGAACAAGGTATCAG GGGACTTGGAGAACAGAGCTCAGCTCAGAGAACCAGCCAACATCCTGATCTTCAACACCACCCGATCTGACACGGCGGAGTACCGCTGCGAGGTGGCCGCCATCGACGATCAAAGGGACTTTGATGAGATCCTTATTAGTCTTGCAGTGAGAG tcAAACCTGTGGTGCCGAGGTGCAGCGTGCCAGAGGCCGTCACAGTTGGAACCTCCACCGAGCTGCGATGCCTGGAGAACGAGGGCTTCCCCGCTCCACAGTACCGCTGGTTCCACAACAACGAGGAGCTCCCCCTGGAACCCAAAACCAGCCTGAAGTTCGTCAACTCCTCCTACAGCATAAACCCCGACACCGGAGGGCTG AAATTCCGACGGGTGAGAAAGGAGGACGCCGGGGAGTACTACTGCCAGGCCAAGAACGACGCGGGGCACGCGCAGTGTCACCCCCAGATGATGGAAGTCT ACGACGTGGACATCCTTGGAATTTTCCTCAAGACTTTCGGCGTggtcctcttcttcttctgtctggcCGCCTGCGTTTGTCATTCCCTGAAACGCGGATGCTTCCACAGCAAAGGCCACAGTGAAAACAA CTACAACTGGGCGGCGCCCAACAATGGCGTCGAGTACGGCGACGCCGATGAG GGTCATTTTCGCCACAAGTCTTCCTTCGTCATTTGA
- the LOC130534804 gene encoding vacuolar protein sorting-associated protein 26B-like, which translates to MSFFSFGQSAEIDVVLNDAETRKKAEHKSEDGKKDKYFLFYDGETVSGKVNVTLKNPGKRLEHQGIKIEFVGQIELYYDRGNHHEFVSLVKDLARPGEITQSQTFDFEFTHVEKPYESYTGQNVKLRYFLRATVIRRLNDISKELDIVVHTLSTYPELNSSIKMEVGIEDCLHIEFEYNKSKYHLKDVIVGKIYFLLVRIKIKHMEIDIIKRETTGTGPSIYHENDTIAKYEIMDGAPVRGESIPIRLFLAGYDLTPTMRDINKKFSVRYYLNLVLIDEEERRYFKQQEITLWRKGDVVRKSMSHQAAVASQRFEGSAASESALEQAAKEESG; encoded by the exons ATGAGTTTCTTCAGTTTTGGACAAAGTGCAGAAATCGACGTGGTCCTCAACGACGCCGAGACGAGGAAGAAGGCTGAGCACAAAAGCGAAGATGGGAAGAAAGacaaatatttccttttctACGATGGCGAAACCGTGAGTGGGAAGGTGAACGTCACGCTGAAGAACCCCGGAAAGAGGCTGGAGCATCAGGGCATTAAAATCGAGTTTGTGGGCCAGATAG AGCTATATTACGacaggggaaaccatcacgaGTTTGTCTCCCTGGTCAAAGATCTTGCCAGACCAGGTGAAATCACTCAGTCGCAGACCTTCGACTTCGAGTTCACCCACGTCGAAAAACCTTACGAGTCCTACACGGGTCAGAACGTCAAGCTGAG ATATTTTCTTCGAGCCACCGTGATCAGAAGACTCAATGACATCAGCAAAGAGTTGGACATTGTTGTCCACACACTCAGCACTTACCCTGAACTCAATTCCTCCATTAAAATGGAAGTGGGCATTGAGGATTGTCTCCATATTGAGTTTGAATACAACAAATCCAa ATACCACCTGAAAGACGTCATTGTGGGGAAAATCTATTTCCTGCTAGTCAGGATTAAGATCAAGCACATGGAGATTGACATCATCAAACGGGAGACGACGGGCACCGGTCCGAGCATCTACCACGAAAATGACACCATCGCAAAGTACGAGATCATGGATGGAGCTCCAGTCAGGG GCGAGTCCATTCCCATCCGGTTGTTCCTGGCTGGCTACGACCTCACCCCCACGATGCGAGACATCAACAAGAAGTTCTCGGTGCGCTACTACCTGAACCTGGTGCTGATCGACGAAGAGGAGAGGCGCTACTTCAAGCAACAG GAAATCACGCTATGGAGGAAAGGCGACGTGGTGAGGAAGAGCATGTCCCATCAGGCCGCCGTCGCCTCTCAGCGGTTCGAGGGGTCCGCGGCTTCGGAGAGCGCGCTGGAGCAGGCCGCAAAGGAAGAGAGCGGGTAG